One genomic segment of Pseudonocardia sp. T1-2H includes these proteins:
- a CDS encoding fumarylacetoacetate hydrolase family protein, whose translation MKLVTFSTGSAQQVGVADPDAGVVHDVSALLPAGAGVLEVIERWAELGPVLERDAAGQPRHALDSVRLHAPIPVPRRDLFCVGKNYREHVVEFGRSGYDQPDRSEALPEFPVVFSKATTSVNGPFDDIEPHTDVTSELDYEAELGVIIGRGGRGISRADAYDHVWGYTIINDFTARDLQRKHKQWLIGKSLDTHAPMGPYAVSADEIDDVTSLQVRSVVNGEPRQSAPVKDLIFDIPELIATLSAGITLLPGDLIATGTPAGVGIGFDPPKFMVSGDVVEVSITGLGAQRNRIA comes from the coding sequence ATGAAGCTGGTGACCTTCTCCACCGGGTCGGCGCAGCAGGTCGGCGTGGCGGACCCGGACGCGGGCGTCGTCCACGACGTCAGTGCGCTCCTCCCGGCCGGCGCCGGCGTCCTCGAGGTGATCGAGCGCTGGGCCGAGCTCGGTCCGGTGCTCGAGCGCGACGCCGCCGGGCAGCCGCGGCACGCCCTGGACTCCGTCCGCCTGCACGCGCCGATCCCGGTGCCGCGGCGTGACCTCTTCTGCGTCGGCAAGAACTACCGCGAGCACGTCGTGGAGTTCGGCCGCAGCGGCTACGACCAGCCCGACCGCTCCGAGGCCCTGCCGGAGTTCCCGGTCGTGTTCTCCAAGGCGACGACCTCGGTCAACGGGCCGTTCGACGACATCGAGCCGCACACCGACGTCACCTCCGAGCTGGACTACGAGGCCGAGCTCGGGGTGATCATCGGCCGGGGCGGGCGCGGGATCAGCCGCGCGGACGCCTACGACCACGTGTGGGGCTACACGATCATCAACGACTTCACCGCGCGGGACCTGCAGCGCAAGCACAAGCAGTGGCTGATCGGGAAGTCCCTCGACACCCACGCCCCGATGGGGCCCTACGCGGTGTCCGCGGACGAGATCGACGACGTGACGTCGCTGCAGGTGCGGAGCGTCGTCAACGGCGAGCCGCGGCAGTCCGCCCCGGTGAAGGACCTCATCTTCGACATCCCCGAGCTGATCGCGACGCTGTCGGCCGGGATCACCCTGCTGCCCGGGGACCTGATCGCCACCGGCACCCCCGCCGGTGTCGGGATCGGGTTCGACCCGCCGAAGTTCATGGTCAGCGGCGACGTCGTCGAGGTCTCGATCACCGGCCTCGGCGCGCAGCGCAACCGGATCGCCTGA
- a CDS encoding alpha/beta fold hydrolase: protein MYVNGKELAVEVEGEGPAVLFVHGLGGTSNFYQCQADALAGSHTVIRVDSAGAGRSANADGISIESHADDLAGVLDELGIDSAGVVGHSMGTLVARTFAAKYPDRVSALALLGAVREPAEAGRQAQRDRAAVLREKGTVAVAPGVVANALSETTRRDKPEVAAFVRELVMRQDAEGYARNCEALAAAGDPGPVAPDLPLLLITGDEDKVGPPEASTELAEAHGSATVEIVPGIGHWTALEAARPVTDHLLKFF from the coding sequence ATGTACGTCAACGGTAAGGAACTGGCGGTCGAGGTCGAGGGCGAGGGCCCCGCGGTCCTGTTCGTGCACGGCCTCGGCGGCACCTCGAACTTCTACCAGTGTCAAGCCGACGCCCTCGCCGGGAGCCACACCGTGATCCGGGTCGACTCGGCCGGCGCCGGGCGCTCGGCGAACGCCGACGGGATCAGCATCGAGTCCCACGCCGACGACCTGGCCGGGGTGCTCGACGAGCTCGGGATCGACTCGGCCGGGGTGGTGGGCCACTCCATGGGCACCCTCGTCGCGCGCACGTTCGCCGCGAAGTACCCGGACAGGGTGTCCGCGCTCGCCCTGCTCGGCGCGGTCCGCGAACCGGCGGAAGCGGGACGGCAGGCCCAGCGCGACCGGGCCGCCGTGCTGCGGGAGAAGGGAACCGTCGCCGTCGCCCCCGGCGTCGTGGCGAACGCCCTGTCCGAGACCACCCGCCGGGACAAGCCGGAGGTCGCCGCGTTCGTCCGCGAGCTGGTCATGCGGCAGGACGCCGAGGGCTACGCCCGCAACTGCGAGGCGCTCGCCGCCGCGGGCGACCCGGGCCCGGTGGCCCCGGACCTGCCGCTGCTGCTGATCACCGGTGACGAGGACAAGGTGGGCCCGCCCGAGGCCAGCACCGAGCTCGCCGAGGCCCACGGCTCCGCCACCGTCGAGATCGTGCCCGGGATCGGGCACTGGACGGCCCTCGAGGCTGCCCGCCCGGTCACCGACCACCTGCTCAAGTTCTTCTAG
- a CDS encoding metal-dependent hydrolase family protein: protein MPVTPEKTLFRDVSILDSTGADPYRGDVLVENDRIAAVGVVDAARAEGARVVEGRGRTLMSGLCDAHTHFSWNNSADLDGLGTMPVEEHLLFCLESAKTYLDSGYTMCLGAASAKERLDVVCRDAINAGRIPGPRYLANGPEIAVTGGALIKSITKFADGPEGMRKAVRELIDIGVDQIKLSMTGEEITGTQRAEDTYFSDEETAAAVAEAHRRGKRVCAHARSAESVKMCVRNKVDIIYHASFTDAEGMDMLEANKDWVFVAPGINWLVATLYEAESFGFPQEAAEAVGYKKELETAIEGLREMHRRGVKILPGGDYGFAWTPHGTYARDLEHFVELLGFTPMEAIIAATAWGGEIMLRPDELGKVQPGYLADLILVDGDPLADITVLQDTEKINYIMKDGRFHKEASDAPAETPENPGNVDRNRAAAHA from the coding sequence GTGCCCGTGACACCCGAGAAGACCCTGTTCCGCGACGTCAGCATCCTGGACTCCACCGGCGCGGACCCCTACCGCGGGGACGTGCTGGTCGAGAACGACCGGATCGCCGCCGTCGGCGTCGTCGACGCGGCCCGCGCGGAGGGCGCCCGCGTCGTCGAGGGCCGCGGCCGGACCCTGATGTCCGGCCTGTGCGACGCGCACACCCACTTCTCCTGGAACAACTCGGCCGACCTCGACGGCCTGGGCACCATGCCCGTCGAGGAGCACCTGCTGTTCTGTCTGGAGTCCGCGAAGACCTACCTGGACTCCGGCTACACCATGTGCCTCGGCGCCGCCTCGGCGAAGGAGCGCCTCGACGTCGTCTGCCGGGACGCGATCAACGCCGGCCGCATCCCCGGCCCGCGCTACCTCGCCAACGGCCCGGAGATCGCCGTCACCGGCGGCGCGCTGATCAAGTCGATCACCAAGTTCGCCGACGGCCCGGAGGGCATGCGCAAGGCCGTCCGCGAGCTGATCGACATCGGCGTCGACCAGATCAAGCTGTCGATGACGGGCGAGGAGATCACCGGCACCCAGCGGGCAGAGGACACCTACTTCTCCGACGAGGAGACCGCGGCCGCGGTCGCCGAGGCACACCGCCGGGGGAAGCGCGTCTGCGCCCACGCCCGCAGCGCGGAGAGCGTGAAGATGTGCGTCCGGAACAAGGTCGACATCATCTACCACGCCAGCTTCACCGACGCCGAGGGCATGGACATGCTCGAGGCCAACAAGGACTGGGTGTTCGTCGCGCCGGGGATCAACTGGCTCGTCGCGACGCTGTACGAGGCGGAGTCCTTCGGCTTCCCGCAGGAGGCCGCCGAGGCCGTCGGCTACAAGAAGGAGCTCGAGACCGCGATCGAGGGCCTGCGCGAGATGCACCGGCGGGGCGTGAAGATCCTTCCCGGTGGCGACTACGGGTTCGCCTGGACCCCGCACGGCACCTACGCCCGCGACCTGGAGCACTTCGTCGAGCTCCTCGGCTTCACCCCCATGGAGGCGATCATCGCCGCGACCGCCTGGGGCGGGGAGATCATGCTGCGCCCCGACGAGCTCGGGAAGGTCCAGCCCGGCTACCTGGCGGACCTGATCCTGGTCGACGGCGACCCGCTCGCGGACATCACCGTCCTGCAGGACACAGAGAAGATCAACTACATCATGAAGGACGGCAGGTTCCACAAGGAGGCGAGCGACGCCCCGGCCGAGACCCCGGAGAACCCCGGGAACGTCGACCGCAACCGGGCCGCCGCGCACGCCTGA
- a CDS encoding DUF1636 family protein gives MTLLICRTCPRYDSRRTGDFGRALTKALARDAPGAGIAVRNVQCLGGCPEDGVVAVDGPGKARVRFVGLDEGDAGAVVEAAVAHDACPTGAPGDWEVPAGLAGRLSSVTFKRRPLPG, from the coding sequence ATGACCCTGTTGATCTGCCGCACCTGCCCCCGCTACGACAGCCGCCGCACCGGCGACTTCGGCCGGGCCCTGACGAAGGCGCTCGCCCGGGACGCGCCCGGTGCCGGCATCGCGGTGCGCAACGTGCAGTGTCTCGGTGGCTGCCCCGAGGACGGTGTCGTCGCCGTCGACGGCCCCGGGAAGGCCCGGGTGCGGTTCGTCGGGCTCGACGAGGGCGACGCCGGCGCCGTCGTCGAGGCCGCCGTCGCGCACGACGCCTGCCCCACCGGCGCTCCCGGGGACTGGGAGGTCCCCGCCGGCCTGGCCGGGCGGCTCAGCAGCGTCACCTTCAAACGCCGGCCGCTCCCGGGCTGA